One segment of Burkholderia multivorans ATCC BAA-247 DNA contains the following:
- a CDS encoding DUF2917 domain-containing protein, translating to MQEISTSVTFEIPPGETVPMKVQRSTRLTVQCGPVWATRSNDVDDYFLVDGETLRLRRGERLWLSAEGGQSACVAFSVSRPAKDVALGGLARLRERVSALFHDGWRTV from the coding sequence ATGCAAGAAATTTCCACAAGCGTCACGTTCGAGATTCCCCCCGGCGAAACGGTGCCGATGAAGGTGCAGCGCAGCACGCGGCTGACGGTCCAGTGCGGGCCGGTGTGGGCGACGCGCAGCAACGATGTCGACGACTACTTCCTCGTCGACGGCGAGACGCTGCGGCTGCGTCGCGGCGAGCGGCTGTGGCTCAGCGCGGAAGGCGGGCAGAGCGCGTGCGTCGCGTTTTCGGTGTCGCGGCCCGCGAAGGACGTCGCGCTCGGCGGACTCGCACGGCTGCGCGAACGCGTGAGCGCGCTGTTTCACGACGGCTGGCGAACCGTCTGA
- a CDS encoding transcriptional regulator GcvA, which translates to MDLRQLPALNAIRAFEAAARHENFSRAADELFVTHGAVSHQVRALEDELGVKLFTRNGKRLCLTDAGMRYAQQVRTALMMLADATRQVRASDRDRRLVVSMLSSFAARFVTPRIGTFIERHPEIDVELQSTNALTDFARDDVDLAIRFGFGSYPGLYVEPLLDEAFFPACAPTLNGGKLPQTPADLVHYNLLRSDDELWRPWFDAAGLDTLTEPKRGILYQDSSNLLQAAIEGQGIALVRRSLALHDLLDGRLVRLFDIDGPSPWHYFFVCPPPLLGTPRVQAFRTWILQEVAQFKLLCDELDARRAAGKCPQECAREGGWKGIAARSAGTGGTEDETHAASAVTARP; encoded by the coding sequence ATGGACCTGCGCCAGCTGCCCGCGCTGAACGCGATTCGCGCGTTCGAAGCCGCTGCCCGGCACGAGAATTTCTCGCGCGCCGCCGACGAACTGTTCGTCACGCACGGCGCGGTCAGCCATCAGGTGCGCGCGCTCGAAGACGAGCTCGGCGTGAAGCTGTTCACGCGCAACGGCAAGCGTCTGTGCCTGACCGACGCCGGGATGCGCTACGCGCAGCAGGTCCGCACCGCGCTGATGATGCTCGCCGACGCGACGCGCCAGGTGCGCGCGAGCGACCGCGATCGCCGGCTCGTCGTGTCGATGCTGTCGTCGTTCGCCGCGCGCTTCGTCACGCCGCGGATCGGCACGTTCATCGAACGCCATCCGGAAATCGACGTCGAGTTGCAGTCCACGAATGCGCTGACCGACTTCGCACGCGACGACGTCGATCTCGCGATCCGCTTCGGCTTCGGCAGTTATCCGGGGCTGTATGTCGAGCCGCTGCTCGACGAGGCGTTCTTTCCGGCGTGCGCGCCGACGCTGAACGGCGGCAAGCTGCCACAGACGCCCGCCGATCTCGTCCATTACAACCTGCTGCGCTCCGACGACGAGCTGTGGCGCCCGTGGTTCGACGCGGCGGGCCTCGATACGCTGACCGAACCGAAGCGCGGCATTCTCTATCAGGACTCGTCGAATCTGCTGCAGGCCGCGATCGAGGGTCAGGGCATCGCGCTCGTGCGCCGCTCGCTCGCGCTGCACGATCTGCTCGACGGCCGGCTCGTGCGGCTGTTCGACATCGACGGGCCGAGCCCGTGGCACTACTTCTTCGTGTGCCCGCCGCCGCTGCTCGGTACGCCGCGCGTGCAGGCATTCAGGACGTGGATTCTTCAGGAAGTCGCGCAGTTCAAGCTGCTCTGCGACGAACTCGATGCGCGGCGTGCGGCCGGCAAGTGTCCGCAGGAGTGTGCGCGAGAAGGCGGGTGGAAGGGGATTGCCGCCCGTTCCGCCGGCACCGGCGGAACGGAGGACGAAACGCACGCGGCATCGGCCGTTACAGCACGACCTTGA
- a CDS encoding YbeD family protein, with protein MSEPTKTVEVTGAIETPKESLLEFPCDFPIKIMGKAHPEFKDTIFKVVSVHDNEIDLEKIEERASSGGNYTGLTVTVRATSQEQLDNIYRALTGHPMVKVVL; from the coding sequence ATGAGCGAACCGACCAAAACCGTCGAGGTGACCGGCGCGATCGAAACGCCGAAGGAGTCGCTGCTGGAGTTCCCGTGCGACTTCCCGATCAAGATCATGGGCAAGGCGCACCCCGAGTTCAAGGACACGATCTTCAAGGTCGTGAGCGTTCACGACAACGAGATCGACCTCGAGAAGATCGAGGAGCGCGCGTCGAGCGGCGGCAACTATACGGGGCTGACCGTCACGGTGCGCGCGACGAGCCAGGAACAGCTCGACAATATCTACCGCGCGCTGACCGGCCATCCGATGGTCAAGGTCGTGCTGTAA
- a CDS encoding D-amino acid aminotransferase, with protein sequence MSPTEFEPIVYLSVASQEEMVPLSQARVPVLDRGFIFGDGVYEVVPVYAHDGAHVPFRIAQHLERLERSLKKIGIDNPHDAAGWRALIERLVDANAQALGDSHALVYLQVTRGVAKRGHAFPANAVPTVFAMTSPLRLPSAEERAKGVRCVTAEDRRWLHCDIKSTSLLGNVLMAQHAAERDAFETVQLRDGNLTEGSSSNVWVVKNGELYAPPRSNKILEGIRYALLEELADECGIRFIAREISESELRAADEILITSATKEVLPVTSLDDLPVQGGKPGPVFAALYDAYQRAKAREFEQFDLSRRK encoded by the coding sequence ATGAGCCCAACCGAATTCGAACCGATCGTCTATCTGAGCGTAGCGTCTCAAGAAGAAATGGTGCCGCTGTCGCAAGCACGCGTGCCGGTGCTCGATCGCGGATTCATCTTCGGCGACGGCGTGTATGAAGTCGTCCCCGTCTATGCGCACGACGGCGCGCACGTGCCGTTCCGGATCGCACAGCATCTGGAGCGGCTCGAGCGCAGCCTGAAGAAGATCGGCATCGACAACCCGCACGACGCGGCGGGCTGGCGCGCGCTGATCGAGCGCCTCGTCGACGCGAATGCGCAGGCGCTCGGCGATAGCCACGCGCTCGTGTACCTGCAAGTGACGCGCGGCGTCGCGAAGCGCGGCCATGCGTTCCCGGCGAACGCGGTGCCGACCGTATTCGCGATGACGAGCCCGCTGCGGCTGCCGTCCGCGGAGGAGCGCGCGAAGGGTGTGCGCTGCGTGACGGCCGAAGATCGGCGCTGGCTGCATTGCGACATCAAGTCGACGTCGCTGCTCGGCAACGTGCTGATGGCACAGCATGCGGCCGAGCGCGACGCGTTCGAAACGGTGCAGCTGCGCGACGGCAACCTGACCGAAGGATCGTCGTCGAACGTCTGGGTCGTGAAGAACGGCGAGCTGTATGCGCCGCCGCGCAGCAACAAGATCCTCGAGGGGATCCGCTATGCGCTGCTCGAGGAGCTCGCCGACGAATGCGGCATCCGCTTCATCGCGCGCGAGATCAGCGAAAGCGAGCTGCGCGCCGCGGACGAAATCCTGATTACATCGGCGACGAAGGAAGTGCTGCCGGTGACGTCGCTCGACGATCTGCCCGTACAGGGCGGCAAGCCGGGCCCGGTATTCGCGGCGTTGTACGACGCGTACCAGCGCGCGAAAGCGCGCGAGTTTGAACAGTTTGACCTTTCCCGGAGGAAGTGA
- a CDS encoding D-alanyl-D-alanine carboxypeptidase family protein, whose protein sequence is MRLSSQGLKSLASSIAFGTAARNVALGVMLPVALASTIVVAEAKPAAKAKAAHAAPAAAEQSTGAPATFMPGAVPPPGVNARSWVLVDATSNTVLASGNADERVEPASLTKLMTAYLVFEALDKKKISMEQIVTPSEAVRRVGRDESRMFIEANKPVSVHDLVYGMIIQSGNDAAIALAELVGGSEAQFVTMMNDEAQRLGMKGTHFADVNGMPDPNHYTTAGDLAKLSAHLIRDFPQYYGIFSEKEFKYNNIRQGNRNRLLWLDPTVDGLKTGHTQAAGFCLISSAKRPIPGASDAQRRLVAVMMGEPKESDRTQDSMKMLNYGYSAFDAVRLFKGGQAISTPRLYKGKENTVQVGVASDQWVTVPRGLGDKVKPEVDVNAPLIAPLAQGQQVGTVKVVADGKTLSEFPVVALQAVPEAGIFGRIWDSILLMFSKKK, encoded by the coding sequence ATGCGTCTGTCTTCCCAAGGCCTCAAGTCCCTCGCTTCCTCCATCGCCTTCGGCACCGCCGCGCGCAACGTCGCGCTCGGCGTGATGCTGCCTGTCGCGCTCGCGTCGACGATCGTCGTCGCCGAGGCGAAGCCGGCCGCCAAGGCCAAGGCCGCGCATGCGGCGCCGGCCGCCGCCGAGCAGTCGACCGGCGCACCGGCGACTTTCATGCCGGGCGCAGTGCCGCCGCCGGGCGTGAACGCGCGCTCGTGGGTGCTCGTCGATGCGACGAGCAACACGGTGCTCGCCTCGGGCAATGCGGACGAGCGTGTGGAGCCGGCGTCGTTGACGAAGCTGATGACCGCGTACCTCGTGTTCGAAGCGCTCGACAAGAAGAAGATCTCGATGGAGCAGATCGTCACGCCGAGCGAGGCCGTGCGCCGTGTCGGCCGCGACGAGTCGCGGATGTTCATCGAGGCGAACAAGCCGGTGTCGGTGCACGACCTCGTGTACGGGATGATCATCCAGTCGGGCAACGACGCGGCGATCGCGCTGGCCGAACTGGTCGGCGGCAGCGAAGCGCAGTTCGTCACGATGATGAACGACGAGGCGCAGCGCCTCGGCATGAAGGGCACGCACTTCGCCGACGTGAACGGCATGCCCGACCCGAACCACTACACGACGGCCGGCGACCTCGCGAAGCTGTCCGCGCACCTGATCCGCGATTTTCCGCAGTACTACGGCATCTTCTCGGAGAAGGAATTCAAGTACAACAACATCCGCCAGGGCAACCGCAACCGTCTGCTGTGGCTCGATCCGACCGTCGACGGCCTGAAGACCGGCCACACGCAGGCAGCCGGCTTCTGCCTGATCTCGTCGGCGAAGCGCCCGATTCCGGGCGCTTCGGACGCACAGCGCCGTCTGGTCGCCGTGATGATGGGCGAGCCGAAGGAGAGCGACCGCACGCAGGACAGCATGAAGATGCTGAACTACGGCTATAGCGCGTTCGACGCGGTGCGCCTGTTCAAGGGCGGCCAGGCGATCTCGACGCCGCGCCTCTACAAGGGCAAGGAGAACACCGTGCAGGTCGGCGTCGCGAGCGACCAGTGGGTGACCGTGCCGCGCGGCCTCGGCGACAAGGTCAAGCCGGAAGTCGACGTCAATGCGCCGCTGATCGCGCCGCTCGCGCAAGGGCAGCAGGTCGGCACCGTGAAGGTCGTCGCCGACGGCAAGACGCTGTCCGAATTCCCGGTCGTCGCGCTGCAGGCCGTGCCGGAAGCGGGTATCTTCGGCCGTATCTGGGACTCGATCCTGCTGATGTTCAGCAAGAAGAAGTAA
- a CDS encoding alpha/beta hydrolase, producing the protein MNVHTQKSLIAGPVGQIEIAVDMPDAVREGSAAPRGIALVAHPHPLFGGTMDNKVAQTLARTLVQLDYVVYRSNFRGVGATEGVHDNGIGEADDLLAVVAHMRAQPAYADLPLVLAGFSFGTFVLSHVAKRLRDAGEAIERMVFVGTAASRWQVADVPENTLVIHGELDDTVPIASVYDWARPQELPVVVIPGAEHFFHRKLHVLKRIVIDAWR; encoded by the coding sequence ATGAACGTACATACGCAGAAATCGCTGATTGCCGGCCCGGTCGGGCAGATCGAAATCGCGGTCGACATGCCCGACGCGGTGCGCGAAGGCAGCGCCGCGCCGCGCGGGATCGCGCTCGTCGCGCACCCGCATCCGCTGTTCGGCGGCACGATGGACAACAAGGTCGCGCAGACGCTCGCGCGCACGCTCGTGCAGCTCGACTATGTGGTCTACCGGTCGAACTTCCGCGGCGTCGGCGCGACCGAAGGCGTGCACGACAACGGCATCGGCGAGGCCGACGATCTGCTCGCGGTGGTCGCGCACATGCGCGCGCAGCCCGCGTATGCGGACCTGCCGCTCGTGCTCGCGGGCTTTTCGTTCGGCACCTTCGTGCTGTCGCATGTGGCGAAGCGGCTGCGCGACGCGGGCGAGGCGATCGAGCGGATGGTGTTCGTCGGCACGGCCGCGAGCCGCTGGCAAGTGGCCGACGTGCCGGAGAACACGCTCGTCATTCACGGCGAACTCGACGACACGGTGCCGATCGCGTCCGTGTACGACTGGGCGCGCCCGCAGGAACTGCCGGTCGTCGTGATTCCGGGCGCCGAGCATTTCTTCCATCGCAAGCTGCATGTGCTGAAGCGCATCGTCATCGATGCGTGGCGGTAG
- a CDS encoding (2Fe-2S) ferredoxin domain-containing protein: MDSYYQHHVFFCLNQREPGADRPSCAQCDAQTMQEYAKKRVKELGLAGAGKVRINKAGCLDRCEEGPVMVVYPEGTWYTYVDKADIDEIVESHLRDGKIVERLKI, encoded by the coding sequence ATGGATTCCTACTACCAGCACCACGTCTTCTTCTGCCTGAATCAGCGCGAGCCCGGCGCCGACCGCCCGAGCTGCGCGCAATGCGACGCGCAGACGATGCAGGAATACGCGAAAAAGCGCGTGAAGGAACTGGGCCTCGCCGGCGCCGGCAAGGTCCGCATCAACAAGGCCGGCTGCCTCGACCGCTGCGAGGAAGGGCCGGTGATGGTCGTGTATCCGGAAGGCACGTGGTACACGTACGTCGACAAGGCCGACATCGACGAGATCGTCGAGTCGCATCTGCGCGACGGAAAGATCGTCGAGCGCCTGAAGATCTGA
- a CDS encoding VanZ family protein, whose amino-acid sequence MNAPGTHRASSLARQAFAAYAALVVYASLYPFEGWVSFGIGPFDYLFAPMQRYVTAFDVVTNVLGYMPFGALAVLALHPRHRGIAATLIAGVLGVLLSGAMEALQTYLPTRVASNLDLGANALGALLGAALVAPATGALLDRGALRRLRTAWFEADGATPLLLAAVWPFAILFPSPFLFGIGDWPAALWARADASMQDALLAWLPAAWHVGEWPERVDGWLSDSAWEAVIGALMLFAALAVASLAMRAQAPRIRLLAAFLGAALVLKAAATFMQSATGLVVVWATPGARLGIELGFAAALVALRVPATWRAALAAVALLAGIALVNLLPVNPFFDFTLSGWRQGRYVHFNSLARWLAWIWPYAALIWLGQRVERAWLPAFARR is encoded by the coding sequence ATGAACGCGCCCGGCACGCATCGCGCGTCGTCGCTCGCGCGGCAGGCGTTTGCCGCGTATGCGGCGCTCGTCGTCTACGCGTCGCTGTACCCGTTCGAAGGCTGGGTGTCGTTCGGCATCGGTCCGTTCGACTATCTGTTCGCGCCGATGCAGCGCTACGTGACCGCCTTCGACGTGGTCACCAACGTGCTCGGCTACATGCCGTTCGGCGCACTCGCGGTGCTCGCGCTGCATCCACGGCATCGCGGCATCGCCGCGACGCTGATCGCGGGCGTGCTCGGCGTGCTGCTGTCGGGCGCGATGGAAGCGCTGCAAACCTATCTGCCGACGCGTGTCGCGTCGAATCTCGATCTCGGCGCCAATGCGCTCGGCGCGCTGCTGGGCGCGGCGCTCGTCGCGCCGGCTACGGGCGCGCTGCTCGACCGCGGCGCGCTGCGGCGGCTGCGCACCGCATGGTTCGAGGCCGACGGCGCGACGCCGCTGCTGCTCGCCGCGGTGTGGCCGTTCGCGATCCTGTTTCCGTCGCCGTTCCTGTTCGGTATCGGCGACTGGCCGGCCGCGCTGTGGGCGCGTGCGGATGCGTCGATGCAGGACGCGCTGCTCGCGTGGCTGCCCGCCGCGTGGCACGTCGGCGAATGGCCGGAGCGCGTCGACGGCTGGCTGTCCGACTCCGCGTGGGAGGCCGTGATCGGCGCGCTGATGCTGTTCGCCGCACTCGCCGTCGCATCGCTCGCGATGCGGGCGCAGGCGCCGCGGATCCGGCTGCTGGCCGCCTTCCTCGGCGCGGCGCTCGTGCTGAAGGCGGCCGCGACGTTCATGCAGTCGGCGACGGGGCTCGTCGTCGTCTGGGCGACGCCCGGCGCGCGGCTCGGCATCGAGCTCGGCTTCGCGGCGGCGCTCGTCGCGCTGCGCGTGCCGGCGACGTGGCGCGCGGCGCTCGCAGCCGTCGCGCTGCTCGCGGGCATCGCGCTCGTCAATCTGCTGCCCGTCAATCCGTTCTTCGATTTCACGCTGTCCGGCTGGCGGCAGGGGCGCTATGTGCACTTCAACAGCCTCGCGCGCTGGCTCGCGTGGATCTGGCCGTACGCGGCGCTGATCTGGCTCGGCCAGCGCGTCGAGCGCGCGTGGCTGCCGGCCTTCGCGCGCCGGTGA
- a CDS encoding ABC-type transport auxiliary lipoprotein family protein has protein sequence MQEYAMSRLLDRALRPAATALAVLTLVLAAGCAADRAALSNIRYDLGPATPVGTVGSGPALKVLDVSAPEAFDSDKFVYRLAYADAQRMAVYRDSRWIAPPAQLLTQRLRGALSARGAVLEGSDGVRAPTLKVDLSEFEQVFDGQSQSHGAVTARATLMQDGKVLGQRTFVARAPSSTPDAAGGARALAAASDELVSQIAAWVGVQAYAGTP, from the coding sequence ATGCAGGAATACGCCATGTCCCGACTCCTTGATCGCGCGCTGCGCCCGGCCGCGACCGCGCTCGCGGTGCTGACGCTCGTGCTCGCCGCCGGCTGCGCGGCCGACCGCGCGGCACTGTCGAACATCCGCTACGACCTCGGGCCGGCCACGCCGGTCGGCACGGTCGGCAGCGGTCCCGCGCTGAAGGTGCTCGACGTGTCGGCGCCCGAAGCGTTCGACTCGGACAAGTTCGTCTATCGCCTTGCGTACGCGGATGCGCAGCGCATGGCCGTCTATCGCGACAGCCGCTGGATCGCGCCGCCCGCGCAACTGCTCACGCAGCGGCTGCGCGGCGCGCTGTCCGCGCGCGGCGCGGTGCTCGAAGGCTCGGACGGCGTGCGCGCGCCGACGCTGAAGGTCGACCTGAGCGAATTCGAGCAGGTGTTCGACGGACAGTCGCAGAGCCACGGCGCCGTCACCGCGCGCGCGACGCTGATGCAGGACGGCAAGGTGCTCGGCCAGCGCACCTTCGTCGCGCGCGCGCCGTCGAGCACGCCCGATGCCGCGGGCGGCGCGCGAGCGCTCGCCGCCGCGAGCGACGAGCTCGTGTCGCAGATCGCCGCATGGGTCGGCGTGCAGGCCTACGCGGGCACGCCGTGA
- a CDS encoding MlaD family protein: MENKSHAFWAGLFTILLTLAIVGAVFWFNVDRTVRVPYDLIARTNVTGLFPDAAVRFRGLDVGKVQSIGFDRSHPGQIRIRILVDHDAPITQSTYGSLGFQGVTGIAFVQLEDTGRDLSPLPSSPKAIAQIPMRPSLFDQLQSRGDVLLRQLELAAKSVNELMSPEMREQLRATAESLQHAADGVTTLSKQLGPAVTALPGTMTEVNRTMASANRLLQPNGPLVANLNKAGTAAEQVGTALNDLNARVQYDTLPRFNALAGSVGDASRQLKDVAGELGRNPSSLLFGSPGPAPGPGESGFVWPGAAAGH; this comes from the coding sequence ATGGAAAACAAATCACATGCGTTCTGGGCCGGCCTGTTCACGATCCTGCTGACGCTCGCGATCGTGGGGGCCGTGTTCTGGTTCAACGTCGACCGTACGGTACGCGTGCCGTACGACCTGATCGCGCGCACCAACGTCACGGGGCTGTTCCCGGACGCCGCCGTGCGCTTTCGCGGCCTCGACGTCGGCAAGGTGCAGTCGATCGGCTTCGACCGCTCGCATCCGGGGCAGATCCGGATCCGGATTCTCGTCGATCACGACGCGCCGATCACGCAGTCGACGTACGGCAGCCTTGGTTTTCAGGGCGTGACGGGCATCGCGTTCGTGCAGCTGGAGGACACGGGCCGCGATCTGTCGCCGCTGCCGTCGTCGCCGAAAGCGATCGCGCAGATCCCGATGCGCCCGAGCCTGTTCGACCAGCTCCAGTCGCGCGGCGACGTGCTGCTGCGGCAACTCGAGCTCGCCGCCAAAAGCGTGAACGAGCTGATGTCGCCGGAGATGCGCGAGCAGCTGCGCGCCACCGCCGAGAGCCTGCAGCACGCGGCCGACGGCGTGACGACGCTGTCGAAGCAGCTCGGCCCGGCCGTGACCGCGCTGCCAGGCACGATGACCGAGGTGAACCGGACGATGGCGTCGGCGAACCGGCTGCTGCAGCCGAACGGGCCGCTCGTCGCGAACCTGAACAAGGCCGGCACGGCGGCCGAGCAGGTCGGCACCGCGCTGAACGACCTGAACGCGCGCGTGCAGTACGACACGCTGCCGCGCTTCAATGCGCTCGCGGGCAGCGTCGGCGATGCGTCGCGGCAATTGAAGGACGTCGCCGGTGAACTCGGCCGCAATCCGAGCAGTCTGCTGTTCGGTTCGCCCGGCCCCGCACCGGGCCCCGGCGAATCGGGCTTCGTGTGGCCCGGCGCGGCCGCCGGCCATTGA
- a CDS encoding ABC transporter ATP-binding protein, giving the protein MSVSNEPASPSAVADAHDDRVIEVRNLTKRYGRNIVHQKLDFDVRRGEIVSIVGGSGSGKTTLVRQILGLERPTSGTIKVFGQDTSTIDAASARLMRTRSGMLFQHGALFSSMTVFDNVAQPLRELGRVPPDLLHDIVMLKLEMVGLPCKHASKMPAALSGGMVKRVGIARAIALEPELLFLDEPTAGLDPQASDEFVELIATLHRTLGLTVVMVTHDLDTMVALSTRVAVLADRKVLVAAPVEEAANVDHPFIHEYFLGLRGRRALQALPPERRAKLPKAALEPALSSVEL; this is encoded by the coding sequence ATGAGCGTATCGAACGAACCGGCTTCGCCTTCCGCCGTGGCCGACGCGCACGACGATCGCGTGATCGAGGTGCGCAACCTGACCAAGCGCTACGGGCGCAACATCGTTCACCAGAAGCTCGATTTCGACGTGCGGCGCGGCGAGATCGTGTCGATCGTCGGCGGCTCGGGCTCCGGCAAGACGACGCTCGTGCGGCAGATCCTGGGCCTCGAGCGGCCGACGTCGGGCACGATCAAGGTGTTCGGCCAGGACACGTCGACGATCGACGCGGCGAGCGCGCGGCTGATGCGCACGCGTTCCGGCATGCTGTTCCAGCACGGCGCGCTGTTCTCGTCGATGACGGTGTTCGACAACGTCGCGCAGCCGCTGCGCGAGCTCGGCCGCGTGCCGCCGGACCTGCTGCACGACATCGTGATGCTCAAGCTCGAGATGGTCGGGCTGCCGTGCAAGCACGCATCGAAGATGCCGGCGGCGCTGTCGGGCGGGATGGTCAAGCGCGTCGGCATCGCGCGCGCGATCGCGCTCGAGCCCGAGCTGCTGTTTCTCGACGAGCCGACCGCGGGCCTCGATCCGCAGGCATCCGACGAATTCGTCGAGCTGATCGCGACGCTGCACCGCACGCTCGGGCTGACCGTCGTGATGGTCACGCACGATCTCGACACGATGGTCGCGCTGTCGACGCGCGTCGCGGTGCTGGCCGATCGCAAGGTGCTGGTCGCCGCGCCGGTCGAGGAGGCCGCCAACGTCGATCATCCGTTCATCCACGAGTATTTCCTGGGGCTGCGCGGACGCCGCGCGCTGCAGGCCTTGCCGCCCGAGCGGCGCGCGAAGCTGCCGAAGGCGGCCCTCGAACCGGCGCTGTCGAGCGTCGAGCTGTAA
- a CDS encoding MlaE family ABC transporter permease, whose product MDFETPPGLSVDAGGQGQTVRLTGQWTALALARNRGAVVRRAESVATGSVSEWDLSGIGRLDHVGGQALWRVWGRKLPPGIALTATQRTIFERIERLDSQREAPERVVRVGPITRLGLMLFAFAEHLHGGIAMFGRVILDALSVLRRPQTMPWKETSANIYSAGAQALPITALVAFLIGIVLSYLSAQQLQMFGANRYIVNILGLAVIRELGPVLSAILVAGRSGSAITAQIGVMRVTEELDAMRVMGIPHGLRLILPRVLALGVAMPLLVMWTNIVALTGGALAAKMVLGIDVNYFVRSLPGVVPIANLYIGLGKGVVFGMLIALVACHFGFRIKANSQSLGEGTTTSVVTSITVVILADAVFAILFQNVGLG is encoded by the coding sequence TTGGACTTCGAGACCCCTCCCGGCCTGTCGGTCGACGCCGGCGGCCAGGGCCAGACCGTGCGCCTGACCGGCCAGTGGACCGCGCTCGCCCTCGCCCGCAATCGCGGTGCGGTGGTGCGCCGCGCCGAGAGCGTCGCCACAGGCAGCGTGAGCGAATGGGACTTGTCCGGCATCGGGCGGCTCGACCACGTCGGCGGCCAGGCGCTGTGGCGCGTATGGGGCCGCAAGCTGCCGCCGGGCATCGCACTCACGGCCACGCAACGCACGATCTTCGAGCGCATCGAGCGGCTCGACAGCCAGCGCGAGGCGCCCGAGCGCGTCGTGCGTGTCGGGCCTATCACGCGGCTCGGGCTGATGCTGTTCGCGTTCGCCGAGCATCTGCACGGCGGCATCGCGATGTTCGGCCGCGTGATCCTCGACGCACTGTCGGTGCTGCGCCGCCCGCAGACGATGCCGTGGAAGGAAACGTCCGCGAACATCTACAGCGCGGGCGCGCAGGCGCTGCCGATCACGGCGCTCGTCGCGTTCCTGATCGGCATCGTGCTCAGCTATCTGTCCGCGCAGCAACTGCAGATGTTCGGCGCGAACCGCTACATCGTGAACATCCTCGGCCTCGCGGTGATTCGCGAGCTCGGCCCGGTGCTGTCGGCGATTCTCGTCGCGGGCCGCTCGGGCTCGGCGATTACCGCGCAGATCGGCGTGATGCGCGTGACCGAGGAGCTCGACGCGATGCGCGTGATGGGCATTCCGCACGGGCTGCGCCTGATCCTGCCGCGCGTGCTCGCGCTCGGTGTCGCGATGCCGCTGCTCGTGATGTGGACCAACATCGTCGCGCTGACGGGCGGCGCGCTCGCCGCGAAGATGGTGCTCGGCATCGACGTGAACTACTTCGTGCGTTCGCTGCCGGGCGTCGTGCCGATCGCGAACCTGTATATCGGTCTCGGCAAGGGCGTCGTGTTCGGGATGCTGATCGCGCTCGTCGCGTGCCATTTCGGCTTCCGGATCAAGGCGAACTCGCAGAGCCTGGGCGAAGGCACGACGACGTCGGTGGTCACGTCGATCACGGTCGTGATCCTCGCGGACGCGGTGTTCGCGATCCTGTTCCAGAACGTGGGGCTCGGATGA